The sequence below is a genomic window from Aureispira sp. CCB-E.
TCAATTGCTGCTTGGCATTTGTCTCAAATTATTATGCCGTCTGGAGCTACTATGAATATAGAATTAGAGCGAGACGATTATGCTTACGTTCAAGATGTGGTGGCTACTCAAATGCAGCCTATTTTTGCTATAGGAGTTACTGATCAAAATGAACCCGATCAAGGTGGGTTTTTAAATAAAGATGCTAGCACTGGACAAGAGGAAAGGCGGGTCTACTTTAAACTGGAGCATCCACTTCTTCCAACTGAAACAGATCAACTAAAAAAATATATAGAGGATTTACCCTTGGTGAAACGTAGTGATCGGGGAGATATTCTGTATAAACAGGTTTATTTTAAAACCCGTTCAAATTTAAAAACAGCAAATGATGCAACCTATGAGTATGTAACAGGTTATGCTGAAATTGAAAAAGATGGGAATGGTAACGATATTATAGCTTTTGATAATAATAGTCCTTTGAATAGCGAAGGAAAACATACAGAGGCATATATTACTTTAATGACAAGTAGAAAGCAAGTAAAAGGAGAGCGTTATCACCCTATGTTGATGGCAAACTGGGACTTTTTGAAAAATAATCTTCCTGATAAAATGTTTGCCATTAATCAAGATCCAGATCCAGAAAATGCAATACCAACATTTGCAGGAATGGGAGCAGGTTTTGCAGCTATCTTTTTGGGGTATTACGGTAATGCAAAAGAAAAAGGATTTGGACAAATTATAGATGTTTCAAAATCATTTATCAAACTTAATACACCAGATAAGATAAAATATGGAGGTGGTTCTCGAGTCAAAAAGATTACGATGGATGATAAATGGACTCCAGAGGAAAATTTAACCAATACATTAGGAGTCGTTTATGATTATAGAATCAATGATGAAAATGGTGCAGTGTATAGTAGTGGTGTCATGGAAAACGAAACATCTATTGGGTATGATGCTTGCGCATTAAAATATGCAGATATTACGGAAGAAATTCAGGGGGGAATTGTAAAAGATATTCACGTTTATGAGTATCCTATGAATGAAGGAATGTATCCAGGGGGTGGTATTGGTTATAGTCAAGTAACCGTAAGAAGTTTAGCTTCTGACTATGCTTTGCAAGCATCTAAGGCTGATGATAGAGCTGCTTTTTTAGCAGATAATAAATTGCCTGATGGATTTGGCACATCAGGGCAAGTTGTACACCAATTCTATACGGCTAAAGATTTTCCTATCGTTACAGATAAGACAGATTTAGATGATAAAGAGACAGAGCCTTGGTTGTCTTTGTTGTCCAGCTTTTTGATGACATCCCGTCGAGATCGATATACAGGAACACAGGGGTATAGTATTGAGTTAAATAATATGCATGGTCAAGCGAAAGCTCAAATATCATATGCTCAAGATAATACAGGAAGAATTGTGGAAGACAAACCTTTAACAAAAATGTCTTATGAATACAAAACTAAAACTCGAACAGTCAAAGAAAGGGGGAAGTTTAAGACAATTAATGTATTGGATAACGTAGTAGATGTTTTAGTAGATGATAACCCCAATGATATAGATGCTAAAAATATAGATGCTGTTGTTCATCCTTATTTAATGGGAGTTGATTATGATTTTGTTATGGATGGACGCGAGTCCTCTACGCTCTCAACATCGGGAGGTGCAGCAGTTAATGTAGATGTAACTGGAGTTTATCCTCTACCGTTTCCTTGGCCTAAGTTTAGTTTAAACAGCAATGAAACACGTTTGGCTGCAACCAATAAGATTATTAATCGTAGAGGAATTTTAACAAAAACTCATGCTTTTGATGGTCAATCTCACATTGTAACTTCAAATAAGGTTTTTGATAAATATACTGGGCAACCCTTGTTGACCTATGTTAATAATCAGTTGGGAGGAGGTATCTATAATTATACAGTGCCTGCTTACTTAGCACATAGTCAGTTGGGAATGGCAGTAGCAAATGTCGGGATGAAGTTTTCTGGAGAATTACAATCCACAGGAACAACACAAGAATTTACCCTCAGTGCCCCCGATCCAGCTAATATTTCTGCTAGTTTGATTGCTGGAGATGAATATTTGATTTCTGATGATAATCAAACAATGATGAGTCGAGCAATTTATTTAGGTAATAATATTTTTAGTTTAGAAAATACTTATTTTACAATTACCCCTAATGTTGTTTATAATTTTCACAATGTTCGTTCTGGAAATAAGAACATGCTTTCAGCTAGTATTGCTCAATACACTACGGTTCATCATGCAGGGGATAATGACGATGCGAATCCTATGAACGCTAGAACAGTTAAGTATTGTTCTCCCGATTTTGTGGAAATAACAAAAGAATCAACTGAGATAACAAGTATATCAGATTTGGAATATAATGTTGCACTGTTGAATTTATTATTAACTCCTTCTATAAAACAACAATGGGTTAATCAACCCTCTTCTGATTCCTATAATAAAATATCCATTACGTCTTTATTAGGTTTTGATTGTAATAAATGTGTTTTTTGGAATCAAAATCTGGGTAATAATCAATCTGGAGCATCAGACTGTGGAATTAATGGGCACTTCCACTTTTTTGAAGGAGGGGCACAAAGTTTTTCATCTTATGAAGACATTGGTTCAGGCGTTATTGCGGCTGATTTATATGAAATTACAATTTTAAACCAAGATCCTAATGATGTCAATAGTTCGATAGTTCGATTTCATATGCTTAATTCAAGTAATGTATATTCTTATGTAGATAAGAGTTTTTATAACAACAGTACAGGTTCTGGTCGGAAAATTCTTTGTTTAGATTACAATCCTACTAATAAATTTAGAATAACAAAAGCAACCCACTCTGAAAGCGTTCAACACAAAACAATCAACCAAGTATTGTCTGCTTCTGCAAATGCTTACTCAGATGAATGGAATATAGAGCATTATAACCCTTGTTTAAATCAGGGAGGAGGTACGAACCCAGCAGAAAGCACAACTTATTCTAGTTGGCAAAACCCATACAAGAATGGGACAAAAGGTGTTTGGAGAGCCAAGAGTACTTATACATATGTAAAAGATCGTAATTTTGTAACATATAATCCGAATGGGAATAATTTACAAGATGTAGATATTCAGCAATCTGGTTTAGTAAATGATGTACCATTGTTTAATTGGGACAACCCTTTCTTTGAATATTGCAAACATAATTGGATAAGAACAGAAGATGTGACAAAATATAACTTGGCAGGAGCCGCTGTAGAAGCAAGAGATATTCTAGGGAATTATCAAGCAGAGGTGTATGGATATAATGATAATGTAGTGACAGCGAAAGGTGTAAATACTCAATATTATGAAATGGGTTACGAAGGCTTTGAAGAACCTAATAAAACAGGAACAATTCATGATTTAGCAGCAGCAGGACATTACAATAATGGTAATTTAGATTTCTTGCCATTTACAAATTGTAGCAACACAACAGTTAAGCGTCAAGAAAACTATCGTCTATGTTTTCCTACAAAAGTGTCAGCAAGTGGAAGCACTGCTTATATTTTGGTTCGGAAACCTTTTGACTTATTGAATAATAGTAACCTATCTGAAATTAGTTTAAGTTTAACTAGTGTTAAGACTGTTGGAGGAACGCCTATTAAAACTAAGTTAGAAATTCCAGCGACTACAGCAGTAGAAGGATATGCTGTAAACCTAAATGCAGGGGATCATTTTCAAATTCCAGGACTGGCACCTGCTTTAGATGAAACAACAAAAGATAAATTTACTATCTATGAAGTGACGATTCCGAGTAATCTACTAGCAACGATGGGAACAGATTGGTGGGCTGGCGATGCTACCTTAATATATGATCAAGATTTAGCGGCGTCTAATAGTGCTTTGCCATCGCTAGGAAAAGCACAAATCTCGAAAGAAAAAGCGCATACAGGTAAATATAGTTTACAGTTGGCAATGGGGGCTAATGAGGTACTCCAGTTTCCTCAAAATACATTGCACTTACAAACAGGCAAAGATTATATTTTTAGTGCATGGATTAATGTAAAAACGACTTTTGGTTCAAATTCTTTGATTAAGCATACTTATGATAATGGGGAATTAGAGATAAAAATGGGAGGTGTTTTGATGAAGCCTAAAGGTGCTATTATTGAAGGTTGGCAACGGGTAGAAGGAAAGTTCACGTATACAGGAAACAATCTTTTAACTTTTTTAGATACAAAGGCTCTTAGACTTATGTTTTTAGATGATGTCCGTATCTATCCAGCAAATGCCAATATGCAGTCTTATGTTTACGACCCTATTAACTATCGTCTGAAAGCAACTCTTGACAATAATAACTATGCTACTTATTATGTATATGATGAAGATGGTAGTTTGATTCTCCTGAAACGAGAAACAGAGAAAGGAGTAAAAACAATTCAAGAGTCTAGAAGCTACGTGAAACCAAATCAACAGTAACACTAAACTATGAAAGCAATATTAAAAATAGGGTTGTACTGGATTATTTTTATGAACTCAATGTACGCTCAGTCTTTTGAAAATGATATGCTTACAATGCAAAAGGCTTATGCTGATGTAAGCAATCTATATTTAGAAATGGAAAATACTATTTGGAAAGATGCTGTTATAGCAAAAGAACAAAAGGCTAAAATCTATAAGAAAGGAGCATTGTATTTATATGAAATAGAAGATGCAACGATGTTGATTAATAAAGAATATATTCTAATGATTGATCATTTAAGTAAAACCATAATTTACGATAAGTGGACGGAGGAACAAGCAAAAGCACTAATGCAGCAACACATTCCTACCTTAAGTGATATAGAGAAAAACTATCCTTCTATAATCTACAATGGAGAGCAAAACAATCATAGAAAATATACTTTAGAGAATAAAGAAGTTCAACTTAGTAAAGTTGAGATTTCTTTTGAGCTTAAAACAGGTTTTATGCGTAAAGTTCGGTACTACTATAATCCCAAATTTATCGATAAAGAAGTTTATACAGAGCTTAAAATGAATGTGATTGATACGAGCCCTTCTTTTGAAAGCAGTACTTTTTCTGAAAAAAGATTCGTTACTCAAAAAGACCATAAATTTAGAGGTACAGGAAAATACAGTAGCTATACTGTTCAAAGTGCGAAATAATAACAACCATGACATTTAATCTACACTTAGCCATGTAAGCGAGTGTTAATAAAATATATGAGACAAATGAAAACCTTATCAGTTCCCATTCACTATCTTTTACTGCTTTTTGCATTAAGCATGACGAATACCTCTTTTGCAAAAGACATTAATTATGTAAGCGTTGTACATAAAGTAGATCTTATTGCTAATAGTACAACTATTCGTGCTACTGACCCCAATTATGGTGATCCTGGGGAGGGAACAGATTATGTTCGTAACTATACTGCTGTAGCCGCTTTAATATATAATAGAAATCAAAAGACAGATATTGCCGGAAATGTATGGTCTTATGAGGTAGAATATGATTTGCTATATACAGATTATAGATTAGGACAATCAATCGTAAAATCAGGAACGCTATTTATTGAGCATAACAACACAGAGGGTATCTATGAAGCACTTGGTATTCACGAGGAAGTAGTAGGGGACTTACGTCTAAAAGTAAAAAATATTACTGCAACAGGAAATGTACCCAATGATATTCATTTAGAACTCCAATTGAATATTGAGCGATATGATTTCTTAGATGCGACGAACCCTATTACAAAAAATAAAATAGCATTAACTGCTGCAAGTAATGTAGTAGGAAATCAACTAGAAGTTGCTTGGGATGTTGTAGAGGGCGCAGAGTATTATGAGCTAGAATGGGTCTATTGGGATGCTGCGCATAACACTCAAAATGCTAATCTGAGTACAATGGACTTGGGAGAATTTTTTGAAAAAGCAGTTCGTATAGAAACTTCAGAAAACTACCATAAATTTGATTTGTTTTATCCCGAAGGAACAGTATATATAAGAGTTCGTCCTGTTGGTCGATATATTCGCAATATGAATGGCGATTATCAACATCTTAAATATGGGGCGTGGGTAACAGGAACAGATCCTGATGCCAATGCTTTTTCTGTTGTTTTAACGACAGGCTTTGAGGGAGAGCGAATTTGGCAAGTTCAGCGTTCTTTTGCAGAAGAAGCAAAAAGCAAGCAGGTAATTCAATATTTTGATGATGGAATGAGAGGACGGCAGACGCTAACGAATTTAAGCAGCGATGATTTAACAATTGTTGCAGAAAATGCTTACGATGTAGAAGGTCGTGCATCTATTTCTATTCTTCCAGTTCCTGTTAAGAGTTTGATAGGTAAAAATCCTTTACAGTTTGGAGCAAGTACTACTACTTTGGGAGAAGGTGGTTTGATTTCTACTGGTGCAATCGAATATAATTATAATGATTTTGATAAAATAAATCATGCCGATCCTTTGACAAAAGTAGATGCAAATGGAAAGGGACATGTTAGTAATGTTTATTACAGTTCAGCAAATCCTTTTTACAATCAAATCCATAGGAATTATATCCCCGATGCAGAGGGCTACCCTATAACTCAGGTGAAATTCTTAAACGATGCAACAGGGCGAATAGCTCGACAGTCTGGGGTAGGAGATTTTTACCAACTAGGTTCAGAGCATGAAACAAAATATTATTATAGTAACCCTACTCATGTAGAATTGAGACGTTTGTTTGGTAAGAATGTTGGAGATGAAATGCATTATCGCAAGAATTATGTAGTAGATGCTAATGGTCAAATTTCGGTTAGTTATATTGACCAAGCAGGTCAAACGATTGCTACTGCTTTGGCAGGAAAAAGCCCTGAAAATGTAAATGTGCTGAATAGTGAGGCTAGTGGAACAGCTACTATTACTTCAAATTTAATGGGCAAAAATGTAATAAATAATGCGGAAAATACTAGTATTTTATCACATTCTATTTTCTGTGATGAAGCTCCTAGAACCGATCAATTCACCTATACCCTAAGAGGAGGAAGTATGAATCTTGTTGATGGTACCAATTCCTTGTGTGTGGGATGTACTTATGAGGTTCAGATTTCATTAGTAGATGAATATGGAAATACTGTTCCTCTAGTTTTACCCTCACCTAGTGGTGGAAGTACCCCTATTTACAATGGTATAAACATAACGGCAGTTAATGGAGAAATTGTTATAGATTACAATAGTTTGTATGATAATACCTGTGGTCCTGTAAATTCTGTCGAAGTGAATTTTGAGGCGGTCTTTCAGTCTATAGGTTCTTACACACTACGAAAAATTTTAAAAGTTATAGAACCAAATCCTAATACCTTGGTGACGCAACTACAAAATAGTGGGGTGTTGGAGAATAAACAAAATTTTATAAATAACTATGTATTAACAAATTTAGACCCTAATGAATGTGAGCCTTGTAATAATGATATTAGATTAGAATTATGTGAAGAAATTGCTGCTGCCGAATATCCAGTAGAAGCAGCTGCTCCTTCAGGTTCTACAGCGCATCAAATCTATCTGGATAGAGTCCAATACTATATGTCAAATACTAGTACTTATCCTGATTGTGATGATTTGCGAGGCATTTTGGCATTAGAAATAGGTTTGGAAACAGAATGTGCTTCTAAGTTAGAACGTATGAAACAACAAATTGCCCCTGCTGGAGATCCTTCTATGGATTCGCATGGCTGTTTGTTTAACGATAGTCAATTTTGGAATAACGTATACAGTGTTAACCACCCAATTACCATTGATAGATATGATGTGAATGGTAATACTATAAGCCAAACATTCTCCAATTCAAATGATTTTACCAGCTTTATGCAAAATCAAGCTAATTGGCAAGATCATTTAGCAGAGTACGATCAAATATTAAAGCAACATCCTGAATATTGTGCTTATGAAACTTACTGTCTAAATGATATAATACTATCTAGTAGAAGGTTTGATTTTGAATTGGCTAAGATAAAAACATGGAATGATGCAGTAGATTTTGGTGCTGCTTTGCAGAGTCCTGTTTCATTGACCACACAAGATTATACCAAGATTGTTGATATGGACCCATTTTTTATGATTCATCCAACTTACAAGGCTGATATGAATTATAGATTAGCTAATTACTGTACGCAAGAATATACCAATAAACCGAGTACTACCAAACCTATCAATGTTAATGGTTGTGGTTGTGGAGATGTTATTTGTTATATTAACAATATAATGGGAGATCCTGCACAATATATCCCAGCTAATTATGCACATTTGAACCCTCCTTATAATCAAATGCTTAGCCCTGATATAACGCCGTTGTCAGATGAGGATAAGTGGTTGTTTTTTAGAGGAATTTATACCGCAGAAAAAAAGAAATTGCAACAACAGTATCTCGAAAGCATTATTAGTTGTAATGGCATTACCCCTTATAGTCCATCTTCTGGAGCGAACTCTTGTGAAACAATTATCAATGCAGATGATACACAAGATTTTATGAACGACAATGGAGGCGGAGACCCTTCTGATTTGAATGATGTTATTGCTGTAGCAAATACAATTGGTACCAATAACTGTACGGTGATTTGTGAAGGGAATGCAAAAAATTGGGTGGCACAACTATGCCCTGAATTGGAGGCTAATAATTCTATTGGGTATCTAAAATTAGTAAACGATTTTAAACAGTTTTGTGAAGGGCATTGTGGTGCTCTAGGTGATAATCCTGTAGGCTACCTTCTAGAGGAGTATTTTGATCCCAACTCTTCAAAGTATGCTTTAGACCCTAATTTGCCTACTTTTAATCAAGATTTGGCAAATGCACAAAGTCGCTTGACATCTTTTATGAATACGGGAAATCCTGCTTATTGTGGCTATGATTTGGTGAATAATCCTTTGCCTGATTCAAGGATTATTTTTAATCGGACGGATGTTTATGAGTGGAGAACAGATGTTTATGTGGGGGGGAGTAATAGTGAGAAATGTGATTATTTAAATTGCTTTTTTGATGAATTAAATAATAATTCTATTTTTCCTACAAAGTATACCAATTCAAATCTTGCCTGTCCTAATTATAACAGCCTTCATATTGTGCAAGGAGATATATATGAATATATATTTAATTGGAATTTAACGCCTGCATCATCTTCTAGTTATTGTGATTTTAAGAGGGTTCAATTGAGAAAAAGTGTCATTGATGGTAACATAATTCAGGTCTCTATGACTGCTGCTAATCAGGGGTTTGACTTTAAATTAGTTAATAGTCAAACAGGTCTTGACTTTAACCTGTTAGAAATTCAAGGTTTGACTAATTATGATTGTCTTACAAACACAGTAGATGTTACTGTACTAAGCCCATATACTGTTCCCAATTATGCTAACTACCATACAACTGACTGTGCTATAATTGCTTCCTTAGTAAATGGTTCTTCAGCAACATTACAGACATTTAAAGCTAATTTAGAAATACTACCTATTGATGTTCTAAGTCCTTGGGGAAATGAAGGTATATGGGTGCCAAAGAAAAAACAATTTACCATCAACCTAGATTCTGTAAAAGCACAATGTATAGAGCAGCAAATTGCCGAATTAATTCGAAATGCAGAAGATGCTTACGATGACTACATAGAAGATAAGTTAGAAGAATTGACAAGTGGAGCACCCTGTATGGCATTTACAGAGAGTATGAAAACCGAGTATACAACAACCGAGCATCATTATACCTTATATTATTATGATCAAGCAGGGAACTTAATTCAAACAATTCCGCCAGCTGCTGTGCAACCCTTGTTGAGTAGTAATTTTAATGCTACATCTGGAAAGTGGGATGGTACCGATCCAAGCCATGATTATGAAATGGCAACAACGTACCAATACAACACGTTAGGGCAGGTAACTAGACAGAAATCTCCAGATGGAGGAGTAACAGATTTTTGGTATGATTATGCACAACGATTGCGTTTTTCTAAAAATGCGAAACAGATGCAATTAGGTCAGTATGCTTACACCAAATTTGATGCACAAGGTAGAACAATAGAAGTTGGTCAACTAAACGGGCATGCAGGAATTTCTGATTGGGAACTAAATCGAACTACCTTTCCTGAAAGCACATTAAATTTGACAGAACGAATTATTACAGAGTATGAAGAAGCTAGCTTTAGTCCAATGGTACAAGAAAATTTGAGAGGTCGAGTAGCTAGAACTTATAATGACCATATTGCCACCTATTATGATTATGATGTACATGGAAACGTAAAAAAAATACAGCATCAAATTAGTGGATTTGGCGCCTCAGAAATAGAATACGACTACGATTTGATAACAGGAAATGTCAAAGAAGTGGCTTTTATGAAAGGAACTTCAGATCAGTTTTTTCACCGTTATGCTTATGATGCAGACAATCGTTTGACCCAAGCAATGACTAGTACCAATGGGTATAGTTGGGATACCGATGCACAATATTTTTATTATGCTCATGGTCCCTTAGCGAGAATCGAATTAGGAGAAGATAAAGTACAAGGATTGGATTACTTTTATAATTTACAAGGTTGGATAAAAGGAGTCAATAATACTACTAGAGAAAGTGATATGGGCTTAGATGGATATGTTCCTACGGGGCCTTTAAATGGGGGACAACCTATTATGAATGCTAATAAATGGTTCGGACAAGATGAAGTTGCGTATTATTTGGGCTATCATGCAGAAGATTACAAAAGCATTGGAACTAATACCAATCTAGGAGCATTTGCTCATAATACAACGACACCATTTAATAATGATATTAAGGGTTTAAGTGCTGTGGAAGGTTTGTATAATGGAAATATTGCTTACATGATTAGCTATATACCCAAGCTAAAAATAGAAAACCCTTTAACAACAAAGGCGACACAGGCAATGGTTTATCAATACGATGCTTTACATCGTATTACCCAGTCAGAATCTTATGGTTATGACGTGAATAATGGCTGGAGTAAAAATGGTTTGAATAATGCTTATCGAACCGCATATGCTTATGATGCGAATGGGAATATTCAAAGTTTAGATCGTTATACTTTAAACACTGCTACCTCTACTAGCGAACAAATAGATGCACTGACCTATCAGTATGGTAGTAATAACTTAAAAAACCGCTTGATGTCGATTGCCGATAGCAAAGGAGTAACAGCTGATATTAATGATGTAGGAGCTAGTGCTTATACTTATGATGCTATTGGTAATTTAATTACTGATGGAACCAATACGATAGAGTGGAATTTGCAGAATAAAGTTGCTTCTGTAAGTAATACTAATTTTGATATTTTTTATACTTATGATGTTAGTGGAAATCGTTTGTCAAAGGCATTACTATCCAAAACTTCAGGAGTACCTACGCAAGTAACTTTTTATGTTCGAGATGCAAGTGGAAACATTATGGGAACTTATCTAGTAGAAGTAGATGGAGGAAATTATAGTAAAAAACTGGAAGAAACACCTATTTATGGCTCAAGTCGTTTGGGAATTCATCAATATAATGTACCTTTAAGTTTGTTCACAATACCAACAGTTACAAATCCTGAGTTGATGTCTTCTAGTTTGGATATCAATATAAGTTCAGATAAAACAGGAAAATCAACTCGAGGAGAAAAGATCTTTGAAATTAGCAATCATTTGGGTAATGTATTGGCTACTGTTAGTGATCAGAAATTGGGATATTTAACAGCTTTAGGGCAAACCACAGCACAGGGATATGCAGCACAGGTAAAATCGGCACAGGATTACTACCCGTTTGGTTGGGAAATGCCGGGACGTAAGTTTAACTCTAATAACTATCGCTTTGGCTTTAATGGGAAAGAAAACGACCATCATTGGGGAGGGCAGTTGATCCAAGACTATGGCTTTAGATTGTATAATCCTGCTATTGGGAAATTTCTGAGTGTTGACCCATTGTTTAGTGGTTATCCTATGCTTACACCATATCAATTTGCTTCCAATAACCCTATTCCTAATAGTGATTTAGATGGTTTAGAAGCTAATAATGAAACGGTAAATACTAAATATGGTGAAATTAAATTCAATCTTCCCACTCAGTCTAGTACTGCTACTCCAGAAATAGTCATTTTGCCTGCTCCTATGACCTATAAAAGCCAAATTAAAGTAGATAATATACCAGATTCATATCTACATAAAATGGCTAGTGGAGAAAATGGACTTGATGAACAATTAATATATGGAGTAGTTAATGATGTTTATGTACTTTATCAAGTTTATAACCCTTTTATACCAGCCAATGAAGTTGTAGATTTAGAAGGAAGATATGCTCAAGATAAAGAATTGTCGTTGATAAGTGCTCTTCCAGGGGAGGGAGTACTTCTAAAATCAACAACAAAAACCGTAAGTAAAACAGCAGCAGTTGCTATTGATGAATCTGCTTGGGCTAGACGAGCTAAGTTTAGAAAAAGCACTACAGATGATGCAGTTAAAAGGGCTACAGATGCTTCAGGACAATTAAGATGTACTAAATGTAAAAAAGCATTAACAGGCAAAAAACAATCAAATGGAAAGAGAGATTTTCAATTGGGGCATACAGAAGGTAATGAATGG
It includes:
- a CDS encoding RHS repeat-associated core domain-containing protein, translated to MKTLSVPIHYLLLLFALSMTNTSFAKDINYVSVVHKVDLIANSTTIRATDPNYGDPGEGTDYVRNYTAVAALIYNRNQKTDIAGNVWSYEVEYDLLYTDYRLGQSIVKSGTLFIEHNNTEGIYEALGIHEEVVGDLRLKVKNITATGNVPNDIHLELQLNIERYDFLDATNPITKNKIALTAASNVVGNQLEVAWDVVEGAEYYELEWVYWDAAHNTQNANLSTMDLGEFFEKAVRIETSENYHKFDLFYPEGTVYIRVRPVGRYIRNMNGDYQHLKYGAWVTGTDPDANAFSVVLTTGFEGERIWQVQRSFAEEAKSKQVIQYFDDGMRGRQTLTNLSSDDLTIVAENAYDVEGRASISILPVPVKSLIGKNPLQFGASTTTLGEGGLISTGAIEYNYNDFDKINHADPLTKVDANGKGHVSNVYYSSANPFYNQIHRNYIPDAEGYPITQVKFLNDATGRIARQSGVGDFYQLGSEHETKYYYSNPTHVELRRLFGKNVGDEMHYRKNYVVDANGQISVSYIDQAGQTIATALAGKSPENVNVLNSEASGTATITSNLMGKNVINNAENTSILSHSIFCDEAPRTDQFTYTLRGGSMNLVDGTNSLCVGCTYEVQISLVDEYGNTVPLVLPSPSGGSTPIYNGINITAVNGEIVIDYNSLYDNTCGPVNSVEVNFEAVFQSIGSYTLRKILKVIEPNPNTLVTQLQNSGVLENKQNFINNYVLTNLDPNECEPCNNDIRLELCEEIAAAEYPVEAAAPSGSTAHQIYLDRVQYYMSNTSTYPDCDDLRGILALEIGLETECASKLERMKQQIAPAGDPSMDSHGCLFNDSQFWNNVYSVNHPITIDRYDVNGNTISQTFSNSNDFTSFMQNQANWQDHLAEYDQILKQHPEYCAYETYCLNDIILSSRRFDFELAKIKTWNDAVDFGAALQSPVSLTTQDYTKIVDMDPFFMIHPTYKADMNYRLANYCTQEYTNKPSTTKPINVNGCGCGDVICYINNIMGDPAQYIPANYAHLNPPYNQMLSPDITPLSDEDKWLFFRGIYTAEKKKLQQQYLESIISCNGITPYSPSSGANSCETIINADDTQDFMNDNGGGDPSDLNDVIAVANTIGTNNCTVICEGNAKNWVAQLCPELEANNSIGYLKLVNDFKQFCEGHCGALGDNPVGYLLEEYFDPNSSKYALDPNLPTFNQDLANAQSRLTSFMNTGNPAYCGYDLVNNPLPDSRIIFNRTDVYEWRTDVYVGGSNSEKCDYLNCFFDELNNNSIFPTKYTNSNLACPNYNSLHIVQGDIYEYIFNWNLTPASSSSYCDFKRVQLRKSVIDGNIIQVSMTAANQGFDFKLVNSQTGLDFNLLEIQGLTNYDCLTNTVDVTVLSPYTVPNYANYHTTDCAIIASLVNGSSATLQTFKANLEILPIDVLSPWGNEGIWVPKKKQFTINLDSVKAQCIEQQIAELIRNAEDAYDDYIEDKLEELTSGAPCMAFTESMKTEYTTTEHHYTLYYYDQAGNLIQTIPPAAVQPLLSSNFNATSGKWDGTDPSHDYEMATTYQYNTLGQVTRQKSPDGGVTDFWYDYAQRLRFSKNAKQMQLGQYAYTKFDAQGRTIEVGQLNGHAGISDWELNRTTFPESTLNLTERIITEYEEASFSPMVQENLRGRVARTYNDHIATYYDYDVHGNVKKIQHQISGFGASEIEYDYDLITGNVKEVAFMKGTSDQFFHRYAYDADNRLTQAMTSTNGYSWDTDAQYFYYAHGPLARIELGEDKVQGLDYFYNLQGWIKGVNNTTRESDMGLDGYVPTGPLNGGQPIMNANKWFGQDEVAYYLGYHAEDYKSIGTNTNLGAFAHNTTTPFNNDIKGLSAVEGLYNGNIAYMISYIPKLKIENPLTTKATQAMVYQYDALHRITQSESYGYDVNNGWSKNGLNNAYRTAYAYDANGNIQSLDRYTLNTATSTSEQIDALTYQYGSNNLKNRLMSIADSKGVTADINDVGASAYTYDAIGNLITDGTNTIEWNLQNKVASVSNTNFDIFYTYDVSGNRLSKALLSKTSGVPTQVTFYVRDASGNIMGTYLVEVDGGNYSKKLEETPIYGSSRLGIHQYNVPLSLFTIPTVTNPELMSSSLDINISSDKTGKSTRGEKIFEISNHLGNVLATVSDQKLGYLTALGQTTAQGYAAQVKSAQDYYPFGWEMPGRKFNSNNYRFGFNGKENDHHWGGQLIQDYGFRLYNPAIGKFLSVDPLFSGYPMLTPYQFASNNPIPNSDLDGLEANNETVNTKYGEIKFNLPTQSSTATPEIVILPAPMTYKSQIKVDNIPDSYLHKMASGENGLDEQLIYGVVNDVYVLYQVYNPFIPANEVVDLEGRYAQDKELSLISALPGEGVLLKSTTKTVSKTAAVAIDESAWARRAKFRKSTTDDAVKRATDASGQLRCTKCKKALTGKKQSNGKRDFQLGHTEGNEWAKQKDGYREAAKNGYATPRSEVIDNYQKNVEVECVNCNASHGGKYGNTRKEQKKG